Proteins encoded by one window of Heliangelus exortis chromosome 5, bHelExo1.hap1, whole genome shotgun sequence:
- the CHST1 gene encoding carbohydrate sulfotransferase 1: MQCSWKAVLLLALASIAIQYTAIRTFTAKSFHSCPVPNPMNCSLSQDPDGADRLCDESPTFVYNLSRKTHVLILATTRSGSSFVGQLFNQHFDVFYLFEPLYHVQYTLIPKLTQSKSTTDRRVMLGASRDLLRSLYDCDLYFLENYIKPQPVNHTTDRLFRRGASKALCSPPVCESLAAVDLHLEEGDCVKKCGTLNLTLATESCREHGHVAIKTVRVPEVSDLRALVEDPRLNLKVIQLVRDPRGILASRSETFRDTYRLWRIWDGTGRKPYNLDVSQLTTVCEDFWNSVSTGLNRPPWLKGKYMLVRYEDLARNPMKKTEEIYDFLGIPMDRNVERWIQNNTRGDRSSSKHKYGTVRNSAATAEKWRFRLSYEIVAFTQHACHQVLAQLGYKTASSEEELKNLSISLVEERDFLPFS; encoded by the coding sequence ATGCAATGTTCTTGGAAGGCTGTCCTCCTACTAGCCTTGGCTTCCATTGCAATTCAGTACACAGCGATCCGGACCTTCACCGCCAAGTCCTTCCACAGCTGCCCCGTCCCCAACCCCATGAACTGCAGCCTGAGCCAGGACCCCGATGGGGCTGACAGGCTGTGTGATGAGAGCCCCACTTTTGTGTACAACCTCTCCCGCAAGACCCACGTCCTCATCCTCGCCACCACCCGCAGTGGCTCCTCCTTTGTCGGGCAGCTGTTTAACCAGCACTTTGATGTCTTCTATTTATTCGAGCCTCTCTACCATGTCCAGTACACCCTGATCCCAAAGCTGACCCAGAGCAAGAGTACGACGGACAGGCGGGTCATGCTGGGGGCCAGCAGAGACCTGCTGAGGAGTCTGTACGACTGTGACCTCTACTTCTTGGAGAACTACATCAAGCCCCAGCCTGTCAACCACACCACCGACCGCCTCTTCCGCAGGGGAGCCAGCAAAGCCTTGTGCTCACCTCCCGTCTGCGAGTCCCTGGCAGCTGTCGATCTCCACCTGGAGGAGGGAGACTGTGTGAAGAAGTGTGGGACCTTGAACCTGACGCTGGCCACCGAGTCCTGCAGAGAGCACGGGCACGTGGCCATCAAAACCGTGAGGGTGCCCGAAGTCAGCGACCTCCGGGCCCTTGTGGAGGACCCACGGCTGAACCTGAAGGTCATCCAGCTGGTGAGGGACCCCCGGGGCATCCTGGCGTCACGGAGCGAGACCTTCCGGGATACCTACCGTCTGTGGAGGATCTGGGACGGCACCGGCAGGAAACCGTACAACCTGGATGTCAGCCAGCTCACCACAGTGTGCGAGGACTTCTGGAATTCCGTGTCCACCGGCCTCAACCGGCCGCCGTGGCTCAAGGGCAAGTACATGTTGGTGCGGTACGAAGATCTGGCCAGGAACCCCATGAAAAAGACCGAGGAGATCTATGATTTCCTGGGCATCCCCATGGACAGAAACGTGGAGCGCTGGATACAGAACAACACCCGAGGAGACAGGTCCTCCTCCAAGCACAAGTACGGGACGGTGCGCAACTCGGCGGCGACAGCGGAGAAGTGGCGGTTCCGGCTGTCCTACGAGATCGTGGCCTTCACCCAGCACGCCTGCCACCAGGTGCTGGCCCAGCTCGGCTACAAAACTGCCAGCTCGGAGGAGGAGCTGAAGAACCTCTCCATCAGCCTGGTGGAGGAGAGAGACTTCCTGCCTTTCTCCTAA